In Pygocentrus nattereri isolate fPygNat1 chromosome 19, fPygNat1.pri, whole genome shotgun sequence, the sequence aagactggaaaagttgaggaatgctcaaaaaacacctgtttggaacattccacaggtgaacaggttaattagaaacaggtgagtgtcatgattgggtataaagagagcatccctgaaagggagtatccactttgtgaacaattgcgtgagcaaatagtccaacagtttaagaacaacgtttctcaacgtgcaattgcaaggaatttagggatttcatcatctacagtccataatatcatcaaaagattcagagaatctggagaaatctctgcaagtaagcagcaagacagaaaaccaacattaaatacccgtgaccttcgatccctcaggcggcactgcattaaaaaccgacatcattctgtaactgatattaccacatgggctcaggaacacttcagaaaaccatcgtcagtgaacacagttcgtcgctccatctacaagtgcaagttaaaactctgccatgcaaagcaaaagccatatacatttggcttctctgggccaaagctcatctgagatggacttacgcaaagtggaaaagtgtcctgtggtctgacgagtccacatttcaaattgtttttggaaatcatggacgtcatgtcctctgggccaaagaggaaaaggactgtctggattgttatcagtgcaaagttcaaaagccagcatctctgatggtctgggggtgtgttagtgcccatgggtaacctgcacatctgtgaaggcaccattaatgctgaaaggtacatacaggttttggagcaacatatgctgccatccaagcaacgtctttttcagggacgtccctgcttatttcagaaagacaatgccaagccacattctgcacatgttacaacagcgtggcttcatagtaaaagagagcaggtactagactggcctgcctgcagtccagacctgtctcccattgaaagaattccacctacaaagcttcaacaattactgTCCTCATTTCACAaaagcttattgagtgttgttaaaaggaaaggtgacgtaacacagtggtaaacctgcccctgtcccaacttctttggaacgtgttgcaggcatcaaattcaaaatgagtgaatatttgcaaaaaactaagtttatccgtttgaacattaaatatcttgtctttgtagcgtattcaattgaatataggttgaaaaggatttgcaaatcatcgtattctgtttttatttgttttacacaacgtccccacttcattggaattggggttgtataaaaaTAGGTACAGAAAGTGCACAATATCAATGTACTTTATTTACCAGAAAGTAACGTCTAGTCTTCGCTCATTTCTCCAGTCTGACCAGTCTGACCCCAAATCAGTAATTTCCTGCACACTTGAAAGACATATCAGACAACTAGTTTCACTTAACAACAAAATAGTGAGAACAATGTAAtacaggggtgtccagtcttatccacaaagggccgatgtggctgcaggttttcccTCAAAACGAGCTGGAGCTcacctgattctacttgtttACTTTGTTGGTTTCAGGCTTCAAACTGCTGATGatgtcctgctttgttggaatgaaagcctacagccacaccagccctttgtggataagactggacacccctgatgaaggaaaaaaaaacaacaaaaaaataaaccccAAAAAACATATGTTCTATAAAGATCTGCCGAATAATCTTAAGCTGCTTACTACTGTGGTAAATGCCTGAACCACAGAAATGAGGCATAGACTCAAAAGCGGATTCAATTCTTAACTTCCTCAAATGCTTTTTTCTGTTCTGACTCAGCTTCCACTCAAGAagaatatagaatatagaataCCTTGAAAaggtattatttttaaattgcaaTAACCTCATATCTGTTGCAACATGTTTGTCCCAGGGGACTTGACACCCCCAGCACAAAGCAGTCGTGCTATACATTTGTTCGTATTCTGAATCAGTGCAGcatcaaaccaaaaaaaaaatccaaaccagaTTATTGACTGTCATTGCTCACTAGTAGTCTGTATTCGGGCTCTTGAACGATGTGGTCCTGCTGCTCTGAGATGACAGGATGGTTATCTTCAGGCATGGTATGTGCCTGGCCAGAAGTTTACGGAAGTGACTTTGGAACTTCTTCCCCACGAAGGTGTAGAACACCGGGCTGATGCAGCAGTACAGGTAGGCGATGTTCCGTGTGACGTACAGCGCGTAGTCCAGGCCGTCTGAACACGAGTCGTCTCTGGAGGACAGCTTGACTGCCGACAGGAGGATGACCACGTTGTAGGGTGTCCAGCATATGAAGAAGGTGAGGATGATGACGAAGATGAGCTTGACGGCCCTGCACTTCTCCCTCATGCGAGTGGAGACTATGCGGACGGTGATCCGTCCGTAGCAGTAGAGTACCATCGTGAGGGGCAGCAAGAAGAACAAGCCAAACTGCTGGTAGTAACCCACCAGCTGCCATTTGACCATGGTCTTTTGAGTATAGCCGGTCTCTTCACACAGACGACCTTCCGACTTGCTGTCCCTCACATCGTAAAGGACCATGTCTTTGATGCTAGCCAGGATGCTGAGGAACCAGACGACCCCGGACGAGGCGAACGCATATGCTCTCCGGCGGCTCTGGGCAGCTGTGATCGCGTGCACCACGGCCAGGTAGCGATCGAAGGTCATGAGGGTGAGGAACAAGATGGAGCTGTAGAAGCCTACTGAATACAAGCTGCCCACCAGTTTGCAGAGTGGACGGCCAAATATCCAATCGGAGCTGTGGTAGATGGCCCAAAAAGGCAAGCTGGTCGCAAAGAGCAGGTCCGAGATGACCAGGTTGAGTAGGAAGATGTTGGTGACTGTGCTAAGCTTTTCGAACTTGTAGATGATGCACAGCACTAGGCTGTTTCCCAGGATGCTCAGCAAGAAGTTCATATAGTAGAAAGCTGGAATGAAATAGGCACCAAATTGGTTCACGTCGGTCTTCACGCACAGACGCACTTCTCTGTCTGTGATGTATTCATCTGATGTTGGGTATTCGGTGTCATTGAAGAAATCCTCATAGGGGTCCATGGCTGCGAAGTGGTAAAGTCCAGCTATAATGATGAGAAAGGTAAGTGGCTTAGTTTCAGCAGACCCCAAGGGTCTGAGGTCTACACTGCGCACACAAAGACGATTCTCAGTGAGCTTGGAGAGAACTGCTGAGCGAAGCTGTGAAACTCTCAGTGGCTTTCATCAGACTGACACAGAGACTTGACACTTTGACAAGTAGCGCAGCCTGCTCCGCCCGAAAGAGGAACTGTGATCTACTTTACTGGAAGGGCTTAAATCAGCTTTCTCTTCCTATCTGCCAGTTGTAAAAAAGATTGTGTAGCAGTGTTGTGCACACAGACAAAGTCTATAATTACATTACTGGGTGTAGGGCTTATATCATCAATATATAGATGAAATGAAATCTAAGCAAAAGTCTTAGAAAgaattaaaatgtgtatttaatcAATGtaacttttaaacatttcaaatgtaaacagcataatgagtacataaatgaaaacaagtcAAAAAGTCAACCAACAAAGaagttcttaaaaaaaaaaaaaacattcatggcTATCACAAGAGTCCATGCATTAAAATGAGGCAATAAATAAACACGAGTTACTGATTGTTCCAGTTGAAGTACATAAGGGTGACCAACAGAACTGAGAAAACCACACATCTGTGGTAGAGGGGCAAGTGACTTCCAGAGAACTGTTCGAACATtcgagagaaaaaaaaaaaagaaatcaaatttaaatgtagtagtccacaaaacacatacaaaagaTGAAGTACTGTAAACCTCAGATTTCAGCCTATCGCACATTAAACAGTTTTCAAAACCCAGAGATCTACACTAACAACAGGAGTCAAACACTCACATGTTACAATCTAGCTAAGAGACACAGATACATCACTACTAGTACAGAGGTAGCTTTTCGAAGGCAGTGCAAATGTATGTCTATTTACAATTTGAAGAGCTTTTCTCCTTTGAGAGCACCAAtgtgacattaaaacaaatggcATTGGGGCAGACATACTGTGGACTGGTGCCAAATTACTCAAAATGAAACGTACTTTCTTTACTCAGCAAGTCTTTCCTATTGCCCTGGTTTCTGCTGAAGCTTCTTGACTACAGGATTAAGCTATGCTTCAAAATGGAATGTATACAATTTTCCCCAACAACAATCTCTGGTGCCCAAATTTTGTTTCTTAGCTTAAGcgctgcagctatgaggctagtGTAGCTCTGAAACAGCCGAAGCCATGTCACCCAATTTCTTCTTCCATAAATGGACCATTtcactgaattagttcaaactgcagacccacagtaaaaaaaaaaaaacatctacataTTCAGACCATAGATATTCATAAGGattatattatgatctattttgagatactattgagataaatatgtacaaaattaCCATTTAAAGGGGACTTTCTATTTGGAGCACCCCTAAATATTAACTTGTGAAAGTACCACTTAATgtctttgttattgtttttttttcaattgagTTTTAAAAGGATCTTTTAATGTGAGGTTAAACTATTTAGAGTTATCATGaggttcattttaaaaataactaaattaataaacaataaatgccGTCCCACGTTTTcaagtcactactgaaacacaaggAGTTTTAGCCCATTGGcggagctttattttagccacacccctgcattttagagcaggaagtgagactgcatccctatCCCTCAGGGCTGCATGCTGAGCAATTAGaccccattgttttgaagtaaaagtgtcccaaagtctgaaaatcagtgtgtgacCTTAAGAACGGTCACAAcccaaacacattttttctgcaataataaaaaagtaaactattttaatgaaaaatattagaattttttttttagagtacatattataattatatataagcGGTTATTGCTAATCATGTACTGGCTGGCGTTCTTAGAATATGCATAAAATTAGCTAAAGTTGTCACTACTGAAGCACCCacattttaatcaaataaacataattagaGAATGCGGTCATTCAAAGTTCAATTCAGTCAaaattctgaaatgtgttttcatctctgactttgaaccagttagTTAAAATGGTCTAAATACAGGCACAAAACTTTGCTCACAAATTCATGAGGTTGGACAAACTCactgatgtggtttaggacacagtatgataTACTGTGAACtatgaaaataacaaaagttGTGGCTAAATGCAGTGGTAAGCCACTTTTATTCACTTCTTAGCTGTATTGGATTTCAAACCACATCAGTCTGCACAAtgttaatgaagacctggatgcggTTCGAGCAGGTTGAGagatgttttggggtttttcggaaacgatttgggtgactattcaTTTCTAGTGAATGTTACCTACGTTAGCCTAGCCTTGTTGCTCCAGCGCTAAACTAAATCAGAtttgaacaccaaacatgtctctgCTGATCGACTATATCTGGTGTAAAATGGATGTACTGCACTGCACACACTATTAGGATGTTAAAGGCtgccaaaaaagcaaaaatatctgCTACACTAGATTATAAATATCATTCTAGATAAGAATAAGAAGTAGTACATGTAACTCAAGTAAAAACTAATACACGGAACTCAGACAGTTAGGTTAATATCAGGTATAACAAATAATTCcctgggaaaaaataaaaatattacattggTCATTTCAGATGTTTTGCCCTCCACTGGGGCTACACACAAGAAAGTTGAGGCCAGGAGCCCTTGAAAGTCAATACAGAGTCAAAACGGAGCTCCAGAAGTGGTTGTTGGCCTCTTAAACCATCATCACTGTGATGGGTTCGGAATAAAGGCCAGAGAGGCAGTGTGCTAAAAGTTAGGCCCTTTGATGAAGTGGTTGTCCTGGAGACTGTATGGCGGGTAACAGGAGGACGGATCA encodes:
- the ccr12a gene encoding chemokine (C-C motif) receptor 12a; this translates as MDPYEDFFNDTEYPTSDEYITDREVRLCVKTDVNQFGAYFIPAFYYMNFLLSILGNSLVLCIIYKFEKLSTVTNIFLLNLVISDLLFATSLPFWAIYHSSDWIFGRPLCKLVGSLYSVGFYSSILFLTLMTFDRYLAVVHAITAAQSRRRAYAFASSGVVWFLSILASIKDMVLYDVRDSKSEGRLCEETGYTQKTMVKWQLVGYYQQFGLFFLLPLTMVLYCYGRITVRIVSTRMREKCRAVKLIFVIILTFFICWTPYNVVILLSAVKLSSRDDSCSDGLDYALYVTRNIAYLYCCISPVFYTFVGKKFQSHFRKLLARHIPCLKITILSSQSSRTTSFKSPNTDY